Below is a window of Candidatus Methylomirabilota bacterium DNA.
TCGGGCTCGCTCGCGGTCTGGCCGTGGTACATGTCGGGCGCCAGCGCCGAGTAGCCGGCGGCGGCAAAGCGGTCGCACACCTTCTTGATGTGGTCCACCAGCCCCCACCACTCCTGGATGACGAGGACGCCCGGGCCCTTGCCCGACGCCGGCGTCGCCAGATAGCCCTTGGTCGTGCCGCCATTGCTCTTGAAGTCCACCATCTTCCCGGCCATGCTCAGCCCTCCTTGACAGCGGTCTTGGGGTGCGGTCGATCCGGTGGCGTGATGCGGACCTTCAGGATACGCCGCTCGTCGGCCTCCAGCACGGTGAACTCATGCCGCCCGACGTCGAACACCTCACCCACCGCGGGGATGCGGTTCACGGTGGCGAGCACGAGGCCGGCCACCGTCTCGAAGTCGCCGGAGGGCAGCTCCCAGTCCAGCGACTCGTTGAGCTCCTCGATGCGCACCCGTCCCGCCATGCGGTAGCTGCCGTCCGGGAGCCGCTCCACCAGCGGCGGGGTGCGATCGTGCTCGTCCTCGATCTCGCCCACGATCTGCTCGACGATGTCCTCCACGGTGACGATCCCTACCGCGCCGCCGTACTCGTCCACCACCACCGCGAGCTGGATGCGGCCCTTCTGCATCTCACGGAGGAGATCGTCGATGCGCTTGCTCTCCGGCACGTAGTGGGCGGGCCGCATGAGGGTGCGCAGGTCCTGGGCGGCGGCGCCGCGGCGGAGCAGGTCCATCGCGGTGACCACGCCCACCAGGTTGAACGCGCGGTCGGTGTACACGGGAATGCGCGAAAAGCCCCGCTCGGCGATGACCCGCACCGCGTCGTCGGGCGGGGCGGAGCCCGGGAGGGCGACCACGTCGACCAGGGGCACCATGATCTCGCGCACGGTCTTCTCGCCGAGGTCGAAGATCTTGTCGATCATCTGCGCCTCGATCACGGTGACGTCGGCCTCCTCCGGCTCGAGCTGGAGCAGAACCTTCAGCTCTTCGCGCGAGACGAACTGCCGGCTCGAGGCCGAGCGGAGCCCCACCAGACCGAGGGCGCCGCTCACCAGGACGTTGGCCCCCCAGGTGAGCGGCGCGAGGACGCGGCTCGCCAGCTCGATGAGCGGATAGAGGTAGCGGACGATGGCGGTGGCCCATTCCCGCGCCACCGCCTTGGGAATCACCTCGCCGAACACGAGCATGAGGGGCGTGAGGGCGGCGGTGACGGCGATGGCGGCCCAGGTTCCCAGGGAGGGGATGAGCGCCCACGTGGCCGCCGAGGAGGCGACGATGTGGGCGATGGTCACCCCCATCATCGACGTCGACAGGACACGCTCGGGACGGCGGAAGGCCTCGAGGTACCGCCCCGCCGCGCGATTGCCTGCCTCCGCCAGGTGCCGCAGCCGCACCCGGTTGGCGGCGATGAACGCCATCTCCATGCCCGAGAAGAAGGCGGTCAAGGCCAGCGCGATCACGATGATCCAGACGTAGATCACGCGGCCTCCGGCGTCGGGGCCGGCGCGGTCCTGAGCGTCACCAGGACCTCGACCACGCGGGTACGCTCCACCTTCTCCACCGTCACCACGTACTCGTCGGTCTCCGTCCTCTCGCCCTTGTTGGGCACGCGACCGAAGAGATCGAGGACCCAGCCGCCCACCGTGTCATAGGACTCGCTGGACACCGAGAGCCCGGTCGCGGCGTTGAGGTCGAAGAGCGAGAGCCGACCCGAGACGCGGAAGGCCCCGTCGCCCAGGGGCGCGATGAGACGCTCCTCCTCGTCGAACTCGTCGCGGATCTCCCCGACCAGCTCCTCCAGGAGATCCTCGAGGGTGACGAGGCCGGCGGTGCCGCCGTACTCGTCCACCACCACCGCGAGGTGGAGCTTCTTGGCCTGGAACTCGCGCAGCAGCGCGTCCGCCCGCTTCGACTCGGGGATGAAGTAGGGCGGATGCAGGTGCATGCGCAGGTCGAAGTCGGGCGGCAGCCCGCGCAGATAGGGCAGGAGGTCCTTCGTGTAGAGCACGCCAACGATCTGGTCGATGGTGCCCTCGTAGGCGGGCACGCGGGAGTGTAGGTTCTCGCGCAGGAGGTCGAGGATGCGGTCGGGGCGCGCGCTGACCTCCAGGCAGAACATGTCCGGCCGCGGCACCATCACCTCCCGCACCATCGTGTCCTCGAGGTCGAAGACCCGGTGGATCATCTCTCGCTCCGTCCGCTCCACCACGCCCTCGCGCGCGCCCACGTCCACCATCGTCCGCAGCTCTTCCTCGGAAATCTCCGGCGCATCGTCGCGCCGCTCCGAGCCGACCAGCCGAAGCGTCAGCGCGGTGAAGGCGGCGAGGATCATGCGGATGGGCGCCACCAGGATGGAGAGCCAGGTCACCGGGCGGTTCACCCAGGCGATGAACCGCTCGGGGTGCTCCACCGCCAGGGTCATCGGCAGCACCTCGCCGAAGAGGCTCAGCAGGAACACCATCACCACGATCGACACCGGCAGGCCCCAGGGACCGAGCAGCCGCTCGGCGACCGCGGCGGAGAGCGCGGAGGCGCCGATGTTGATGAGGGTGATGCCCACGAGCAGGGTGACGAGGAGCTCGTGGGGCTGCTCGAGCAAGGGCGTGGTGGCCAGCTCGCCCGCGTCCTCCTCGGTCTCCGCGAGCCGCTTGAGCCGCGCGCGGCCCAGGGAGAAGTAGGACGCCTCTGCGCCCGTGAGGATGGCGGAGCAGAGCACGAGCAGCGCGAGCACGCCCAGCTCGAGCACGGTGAGACTACTCACGGAAGTGCTCGAAGCCGGCGCCCAGCGTCACCGCGTGGCCCTCGGGGCCGAGCCATCGGATGCCGTCCCCGCCTGTTTCGATCTCGCCGATCACGTGGAGCGCGGTGCCGGTATTCCGCGGCAGCTCACGTGTCAGGCGCGCCGCCTCGTCGGGATCACAGGTGATGAGCAGCTCATAATCTTCGCCGCCTCCGGTGCCCCAGGCGAGGGCATCGCAACCCAGCGCGTTCGCCGCCGCGACGACGCTGGTGCCCAGCGGGATCCGCTCGACTTGGATCCGCGCGCTCACCCGCGACTCCCGGCAGATATGGGCGAGATCCGTGGCGAGGCCGTCGGAGCAGTCCATCATCGCCCGCACGCCGGGCGCGCGGCCCAGCCACTGGCCCTCCGCCACCCGTGCCTCAGGGCGCAAATGGGCGCGGGTGAGCGCCTCGATCGTCTCGTCGGCGAGGCCACGACGCCCCGCCTCCGCGACACCCCGCTCGAGCACGGCTAGGCCCGCCGCCGAGCGCCCAAGCCCGCCGGTCACCGCGATGGCGTCGCCGGGCTGCGCGGTCGACCGCAGGCGTGGCGTCCCCGCGTGCTCGCCGAGGAGGGTCACGTTGACGAGCCAGCCCGCGAGCGAGCGGGAGGTGTCGCCGCCCACCAGCGCGACCCGATGAGGCGCGGCGGCCGCGTGTAGTCCCCGGTAGAAGCCGGCGACGTCCTCGGCGTCGGTGTCCTCGGGCACCGCGAGACCGATCAGCGCCCACCGTGGCACGCCGCCCATGGCCGCGATGTCGGAGAGGTTCACGGCCATCGCCTTCCAGCCGATGTCCTCGGGGCTCGCCCACGCGCGCCGGAAGTGCACGTCCTCGACCACGAGGTCGGTGGTGGCGAGAAGGGCCGCACCCGGCGTCACCGCCAGCACGGCGGCGTCATCGCCGATTCCCACCGTGACACCCGCGGCGGGGGCCCGCTCCGAATCGAGCCGGATGCGCTGGATCAGCCCGCGCTCTCCGAGCCGGCGCAGGCTCACTGGGTCGAGGTCGCGGCCCGGCCGCGACTTGGAGGGTCCGCGCTACCCATCACCGCGCTCCGACGGCCACGCTCCCGAGGAAGTTCCGGAGGAGCGCCTTACCCTCGGTGGTCAGGATGGACTCGGGGTGGAACTGCACGCCTTCAACGGGGAAGCGCCGGTGCCGGAGCCCCATGATCTCGCCGTCCTCCGCCCGGGCCGAGATCTCGAGGTCCGCGGGGAAGCCCTCCTCGAGGACGACGAGCGAGTGATAACGCGTGGCCTCGAAGCCGGGCGTGAGTCCGGCGAAGACGCCGCGCCCGTCGTGGGTGATCCGCGACGTCTTGCCGTGCATCTGTGTCTTGGCCCGCGTCACCGTGCCGCCGAAGGCCTGGCCGATGCCTTGATGGCCGAGGCACACCCCGAGGATGGGAGTGGAGGCGCAGCAGCGCTCGATCAACGGCAGCGTGATGCCGGCCTGGGTCGGATGCCCGGGGCCCGGCGAGATCACGATCCCGTCCGGGTCCATGGCCATCACGTCCTCCACCGTGAGCGCGTCGTTGCGCGCCACGCGCACGTCGGCGCCCAGCTCCCCGAGGTACTGGACGAGGTTGTAGGTGAAGGAGTCGTAGTTGTCGAGGACGAAGATCATCGACCGGTCTCCTGGGCGGCGGTGCGAAGCGCCAGGATCATGCCGCGCGCCTTCGAGCAGGTCTCCAGCCACTCGGTCTTGGGATCGGAGTCGGCGACGATGCCCGCGCCGACCTGGATGGAGGCGCGCTGGCCGTGGCACACCACCGTGCGGATCGTGATGCAGGAATCCATGTTCCCCGAGTACGAGATGTAGCCGACAGCCCCGCCGTAGGGGCCGCGCCGCGTGGGCTCCAGCTCCTCGATGATCTCCATCGCGCGTACCTTCGGAGCGCCCGACAGCGTGCCGGCGGGGAAGGTGGCGGCGAGCACGTCGAAGGCATCCTTACCGGGGGCGAGTTCGCCCCGCACGTGGCTGACCAGGTGCATGACGTGCGAGTAGCGCTCCACCACCATGAACTCCGTCACCTCCACCGTGCCGATCCGCGCCACCCGGCCCACGTCGTTGCGGCCGAGGTCCACGAGCATGACGTGCTCGGCGCGCTCCTTGGGATCCGCGGCCATCTGGGCGGCGAGGGCTGTGTCCTGGGACTCGGTGGCGCCACGTGGGTGCGTGCCCGCGATGGGCCGCTCCTCGACGCGCCCGTCCTCGAGGCGCACGAGCACCTCGGGCGAGGAGCCGACGATGCTCGTCTTGCCGAGGCGCAGGAAGAAGAGGTACGGGGATGGGTTGATCGTGCGCAGGGCGCGATACACCGTGAAGGGATCGGCCTTGAGCTCCGCGTCCAGGCGCCGCGAGATCACGACCTGATACGCGTCGCCCGCGGCGATGTACTCCTTGGTCCGGTGCACCGCCTCCATGAACGTCGCCTCGTCCATCGTCGAGCTGAACCCCTCCTCGCCCAGCGCCACCAGAGGCTGGGGATCGGGGAAGGTGAGCGGGGCGGGGGGGCGGGCCGGCCGCGCGAGCTTGGCCAGCAGCATGCCGATCTTCACCGCGGCCGAGTCGTAGGCGCGGTCCAGCGCGGCGGCGTCCGTGCCCTCGATGTGGGCGTTGGCGATCACGAGCAGGCGATGCTTGAGATTATCGAAGACCAGCAGGCTGTCGGTGAGCATGAACACCGCGTCCGGCAGCCGGAGATCGTCCTTGGCGAGGCGGGGCAGCCGCTCCACGTGGCGGACGATGTCGTAGGAGAAGAACCCGACGGCCCCGCCCTGAAAGCGGGGGAGCCCGGGCACCGGCACCGGCTTGAAGCGAGCGAGCACGCCGCGCAGGCCCTCGAGCGGATTCTCGGTCGCCATCTGCTCGGTGCGGCCGTCGGCGTGGCGGATCGTGACCCGATTGCCCTTGGCCGTGAACACCATGAGCGGGTCGGACCCGAGGAAGGAATAGCGAGCCCATTTCTCGCCGCCTTCCACCGACTCCAGGAGGAAGGCGTAGGGCCCCGGGCGCAAGCGGAGAAACGCGGACAGCGGCGTGTCGAGATCCGCAGCCAGCTCGGCGTAGACCGGGACGAGATTGCCGCGCGCGGCGAGCGCCCGGAACTCCTCGCGCGAGGGCGAGAGCGGGGGGATGCGGGGCGCGGCCGGCGACATGGTGGGGCAGTGCGGCGTCAGCCGATGGCGTCCAGCTTCTTCTTCAGCTGGGCCTTGGGGACGGCGCCCACGACCTGGTCCACCACCGTGCCCGACTTCATGAAGAGTATGGTCGGGATGGACCGGATCCCGTAGCGGGCGGCGAGCGCGGGGTTGTCGTCCACGTTCACCTTCGCCAGGCTGACCTTGCCGCTTCCCTCCCGGGCCAGCTCCTCCAGGGTGGGGGCGATGGCGCGGCAGGGTGCGCACCACTCGGCCCAGAAGTCCACCATGAGGACCTCGGCGTGCTTGCCAACCTCGGTGTCGAAATTGGCCTCGGTGAGGTGAAGGGCGCTATCGGCCATGGGCGTGGGTCTCCTTGTGGGGAAAAATCGCTTTGCTACGCTAACATACGCCCTCCCCCGTGGCAAGTTGAGGGTACCCCGACGCGTCCGCGACCCCCGGTGGGGCTGGCCCAGGCCGCGGCGCTACACGGTGGTGACGTAGCCCTCGAGCCGATCGCGCACCCGGAGTGCGGGATCGCGCTCCGCGGGGGGGCCATAGCCCCCGCCGCCCGGCAGTCGGATCTCGATGAGGTCTCCCGGCTGGAGGATCTGCTCCGCCTTGGGGTTCGCGGGCATACGGCCATTGATCAGCACCGCGCCCGGCGCGCCGGGGGCGCCCCCGAAGAAGCCCTGCGGCGGAATGCGGGTGCGGTCGCAGAGGAGGGAGCAGGTGAAGGCTCCGCGGGTGCGCACGCGGAAGGCGATCTCCTGGCCGAGCCCGCCGCGATAGCGCCCGTCACCGCCCGAGTCGGGCCGCAGCCGCTTATGCTCGATCACGAGAGGCGAGAGCGACTCGATGACCTCCGCCGGGGTCCCCAACACGCCGGAGGGGAAGGCGGTGGCGGCCAGTCCGTCCTTGCTCGCGCGCGCGCCGGTGCCGCCGGAGGTGAACACCACGAAGCTGAAGGGACGCCCGCCCTCGTCCTTGCCCGCCACCTGTACGCCCCAGATGTTGGCCGAACCCTCCGCCATCACCCGATCGGGGAGCGCGTCCTTGAGGGCGCCCGCGATCGCGTGGGGCAGGAAGTGACCGACCACGTGACGCGCGGCCACCGGCGCGGGCGGCCGCGCGTTGAGGATCGAGCCCTCGGGCGCGCTGATGCGGAGGGGACGGAACGCGCCCTCGTTGTTGGGCACGTCGGGGCTCACGATGACCTTGGCGCCGTACGTCGTGTAGGCCTCCGTGTAGTTCATGACCACATTGATGCCGCGGCGGCTCTCGGGCGAGGAGCCCGTGTAGTCGATGGCCAGCTCGTCGCCCCGGACCTCGCACCGGACCTTGATCGTGATGGGCTCGTCGAACCCGTCGGAGGTGACCGCGTACTCGTAGGCGCCGGGGCGGAGCCGCGCGATGGATTCACGCATCGCGCGCTCGGTGCGCCCCACGATCTCGTCGCCCAGGGGCTCCAGCCGCTCGAGGCCAAACTCGCTCATGAACTCGAGCAGCCGCTCGCCACCGACCGCGCCGCCGGCGATCTGGGCGTGGAAGTCACCCATCACCAGCTCGGGCAGCCGCACATTGGCGCGGATGAGGGCGCCGAGGGCGGGATCGAGCACGCCCCCGTGGTAGAGCTTCATGATCGGGATGAAGAGCCCTTCCTCGTAGACCTCGCGAGCCTCTGCGGACAGGATGTGCCCGCCGATGTCGGCCGTGTGGCACGTGGAGGCGAACAGGGCCACGCAATCGTCGCCGCGGAATACCGGGGTCGCGATCGTGACGTCATTGAGGTGTCCCGAGCCCTTCCAGGGATCGTTGGTGATGAGCACGTCGCCCGGACGGATGGCCTCCAGCGGGATGGCCGCCAGCATGTGACGGACGCAGAGCGCCATGGAGTTGATGTGGCCCGGCGTGCCCGTCACCGCTTGGGCGAGCATCCAGCCGCGACGGTCGAAGACGCCGGCGGAGAGATCGCCCGCCTCGCGCACGATCGACGTGAAGGATGTGCGCTGCAGCGCGGCCGCCTGCTCGTTGACCACGCCGACGAGGCGGCTCCAGCAGATGTCGAAGGTGACGGGATCCATCATGGGTGGCCGGCTCCAGGGCGCCGGCCGATCACGCATCCCTCGTGGACCGTGACGGCCGCGCCGGGCCTCTGCATCCAGTCGGTGTAGTCGGCGACCACCGCTTCGCGCTCGCGGTCGGTCAGGGCGCCGGCCGCTACCATCTGGCGGCCGCGGCTCTCCGCCGCCAGCCGCCACATGCCGGCGATCCGATAGAAATCGGCCTCGTTCGCACGGACGGTGCGCACGTGCTCGACGGTCTGGACGTCGTCCAGCCCGGCCGCCGCGAAATCCTCCGGAAGGTGCTGGATCATCGCATTGTCCAGATGGCCCGCGGCGCGCCACTCGAGGAACGCGCCGTAGAAGTGCCGCCAGGACACCGGCGACTCGGCCCAGTGTGCGCGGGTGTGGTCGTAGTCGAGCGCGACGAGCCGCCCACCCGGCCTGGTCGCCGCGACCATCGGCTCGAGCGCGCGCGGCGCGTCGGGAATCCACTGGAGCACGCGGGCGGCGTTGACGAGGTCGAACTCGTCCTCCCAGCCGCCGTCGCGAATGTCGCCCTCGAGAAAGCGCAGATTGGGCAGGCCCCCCGGGGGCTCCGCCTCGCGCGCCGCGGACAGCATCTCGGGATTCACGTCCAGGCCCACGACGCGGCCGGGCAGGGCCCGGCGGGCCATCTCGATGGTGAGGGTCCCGGGGCCGCATCCCACGTCGAGCACGTCCAGGCTCGGCCGCAGCATGCCGAGCAGGCAGGAATGGCTGTTCGCGAGCGTACGCGCGGTCATGATGCCGAGCGCCTCTCGGGGGATGTAAGCACGGTCCGCGCGCGTGAGCGTCATGCGGGCTCCGCGACGAGCGTGCGGGTCGCGTCCACGCGGATGCGCGCGCCCGGTCCGATCACCGTGGTCGACTCGCGCTCCTCGATGATCGCCGGCCCCGCAAAGACCATCCCCGGCGCGAGCGTATAGCGGTCGTACACCGGTGTCTCCACATACCCCTCTGCCTCGGGGAAATAGGCCTGACGCGTGCGCTTCGGCAAGGGTCCGCGCCGGTTGTCCGCGGACTGGGGGAGAGCGGGGGCCATGTGTGGGCCCCCGCTGATGGCAGATCGAAAATCGCGGGCACCCGTCTCGGCGCCGCCACCCGTCCCGCCGCCACCCGCCTCCGGTCCCGACACCACCACGCGCCAGTTGAGGGCCTCGATGGGCACCCCCATCGGCGTCCGGTGATAGAGCGCGCGATAGGCGTCCTCGAAGCCGCTGGTCAGGGCGGCGAGGCTCTCGGGCCCGAGCGGACCCGACGGCACCGGCCCCTCCACTTCGTGGCCTTGGCCGGCGTAGCGCATCTCGGCGGCGCGCCGGAAGGTCATGTCGGCGTCCGCGATCCCCGCCTCGCGCAGCACCGCGCGGCCTTCCCCTTCCATCTCGGCGAAGAGCCGATTCACCCCCGTCCAGTCGGCGCCATCGAGGCGCTGAGACGCCGTGCGGACGAAGTCGAAGGCCAGGGGGGCGGAAAGGAGGCCCAGCGCCGAGGCGGCGCCCGCCCCGAAGGGCACCAGCACCCGCGGCACCTTGAGGATGCGCCCGACGCTCCACGCATGCACCGGACCCGCGCCGCCGAACGCGAAAAGGGGATAGGCACGCAGGTCCTTGCCGCGCTCGATGCCGTGGATGCGCGCCGCCGCGGCCATGTTCTCGTTGACCACTCGGTGAATGCTCCACGCGGCGCGCGCAAGGTCGAACCCCATGGGCTTCCCCACGGTATCGATGATGGCCCGGCGCGCCGCCTCGACGTCGAGACGCATGCGTCCGCCCAGGAAGAAATCGGGATCGAGATAGCCCAGCACGAGATCCGCGTCGGTCACCGTGGGCTCGCGCCCGCCGAGGGCGTAACAGGCCGGACCGGGATCGGCCCCCGCGCTGTCGGGCCCGACCTTCAGGAGGTTCATGCGATCGAGGCGTGCCATTGATCCGCCGCCCGCGCCGATCTCGATGAGCTCGATGACGGGCACGCGGATGGGCAGTCCCGAGCCCTTCTTGAAGCGGTCGGCGCGCGCGACCTCGAACTCGCGCGCGAGCAGCGGCTCCCCACGGTCGATGACGCAGGCCTTCGCGGTGGTCCCGCCCATGTCAAAGGAGAGCAGCCGATCCTCTCCCGCCTCCCGCGCGGCGCGCGCCGCGGCGAGGGCGCCCGCGGCGGGACCCGACTCCACCAGCCGCACCGGAACCCGCTTGGCGGTGGCCGGGGTGGCGATGCCGCCGGAGGACAGCATGATGTAGAAGCCGCCCCGGACGCCCATGTCGGCGATCTTCCGCTCGAGGTCGTCGAGGTAGCGCGCCATCAGAGGCATCACGTAGACGTTGGCCGCGGTGGTCGATGTGCGCTCGTACTCGCGGATCTCCGGCACGACCTCCGATGAGCATGCGACCGGTAGCCCGGGCGCCATCTCGGCGACCAGCCGCGCGAGGGCCTCTTCGTGGACGGGATTCCGGTAGGCATGAAGCAGCGAGATCGCGACAGCCTCGACGCCATCCGCGAGCAGCCGACCGATGGCGGCCTGTGCGCTGGCGACGTCGAGGGGGCGGCGGATGCTGCCGTCCGCGTCCAGCCGCTCCTCGACCTCCAGGCGTAGATGGCGCGGCACCAGCGGCGCCGGCGGGTCAATGAAGAGATCGTACATGTCGTAGCGGCCCTCACGCCCGATCTCCAGCGCGTCGCGAAAGCCCGCGGTGGTGAGGAGACCCGTGCGCGCGCCCTTTCTTTCTATCAGGGCGTTGGTCGCCAGCGTGGTGCCGTGGATCAGCGCGCGCACGGCCGCCGGCACCGCGCCCGCCTCCTCGAGCAGGCGGAGCACCCCCTGCTCGACGGCCTGCGCGGGATCCTTGGGGGTGGTGAGGAGCTTGCCGACCCGCACCTCGCCGGTCGCGTCGTCCACCCAGACGAGGTCGGTGAAGGTGCCGCCGATGTCGACGCCGAGACGTCCCCGCGGAGCTCGATCAAGCATGAAAGGAGTCTAGGAGTCGGGCCGGGGCCCGTCAACCGCCCGGCTTTGCTCGGATCAGGCGCGCCCCCTTGCTAGACTCGAAGCGCGATGAGTCCCGAGGCCGCGGTGCGACTGGCGCGACTCATCCTGCTCGCCGTGCTCGCCGGCGTCTATTTGTGGCTCGCCGCCGGGCGGCCGTGGCTCGCCGAGAGCCGGCCGCTCACGCGCCGAGTGCGCTGGCTCGCCGCCGCCCTCCTGGTGGCCGCCGCGCTCTCCTATCCGAACTTCGGCCTGCTGCATCCGCAGCGCGGCGTGCCCCCGGCGCCGGCGCACATCCATTACTGGGACAGCTTCCACTACTTCATGGGTGCGAAGTACCTGCCTGAGCTGGGCTACACGCGCCTCTACGAGGCCACGCTGGTGGCGGGCCGGGAGCTGGGCGCCTTCGACTACGTGACCCAGCTCCGGGATCTGCGCACCTACGGGGTCGAGGACGCGCGCAGCGTGGACGCCGTCGCGGTGCGTGCGCGGTTCTCCCCCAGGCGGTGGGACACCTTCAAGCAGGATCTCCTGTACTTCGGTCCCCAGATCAACGAATGGCGCGGCCTCTTCCAGGACCACGGCTACAACGACCCGCCGCCGCGTGCGCTCCTGCTCCACCTCCTGCTGCGTGGAGTGCCGGCGAGCCTCACCACCGTCACCCTCGTCACCTCGGTCGACTATCTCCTGATGCTGACGGCCCTCGCCTTCGCGGCCTGGGGCTTCGGCAGCACACCGGCCATGCTCGCCTTCGCGTTCCTCTGGCTGAGCCCACTGGCCCGCTTCGACTTCATCGGCGGGTCCGTGCTCCGCTGGGACTGGCTCGCCGCGCTCGTGGTCGCGGTGGCCGTCTTCGCGCGGGGCTGGCCGGGCGCCGCCGGCGTCCTGTTCGGCTACGCGACGATCGCACGGATCTTCCCCGCGATCTTCCTCGCCCCGATGGCGCTGGCGTGGGTCGCCGCGCGGCGAGATCACTCGCGCGGGGCCGGCCCGAGACGCTGTCTCGTCGCGGCGCTCGCCGTCCTGCTCGTGGCGGGCGGTGTGGTGCTCGCGGTCGGGGAGGAGGTCGGCCATCTCGTCGAGTACCGCGCGAAGATCCGGCTGCACGGCGAGGGCACGTTCGTGAACGCGGTAGGGCTCGGCGCCCTCATCGCCGGCTACAGCGCGCCGTGGACGGTGGACGCCGATGGCCGCGCGTTCGTGTCGCATGCCGCCCTGATCGCCGCGCGACCGCCCGGTTGGCTGCTCGGCCTCGTCACGGTCCTTTACGTCGTGCTGGCCTGGCCGCTGATCCGGCGTGCCCGCCCGCCGGAGAGCCTGCTCTACATGGTGCCGCTCCTCTACATCGCGCTCTCCCCCACCGGCTACTACTACTCGTTCCTCATCCTGCTCATGCTGCTGCCGTGGCGCGACGGAGCCGCGGAATCGCTTCGTCTCCTCGAGATGGCGCTCCTCGCCGCGATGATGGCCGCGGCCTACGCGCTCGAGGCGGGGTCGAGCGAGATGCTCACGTTCTTCTCGGCGGTCTCGCTGCAGCTCGCCCTCTACTTCGCGCTGTGGCTCGGATTGGAGCACGCGCGAAATTTTCGTACCCGCGCCCGACGTCTCGCCTCTGACGTCACCGCGCATGACACTGTTGCGACGGAGACGCACGTCCCGCGCTTGTAAGTTTCCCTGCCCCTGAACGTCACCAGGGGACACCGTCCGCGGGCGCGAACGGCCGCTGGGGCACTTTTCCAAGCACCCGGGGTTATTGGGCAATCCCCGTCCCGTTCCCCATCGCGCCCGCCCCTCCCCACGTCGACGGCCCGGTGACGCTCCGTGGCCTCCACCTTGCAGCGTTGAGGCCCGCCGGACGCCTGTCCGCGCGCCGAGTCGAGCGAAAAGTAAGGAGAGGACAACCGCCATGGGCAAGGTGATGGTCGTCGACGACGCGTACTCCGAGCTGACCATGATGGAGGGCATTCTGCGCACGGCCGGTCACAAGGTCGTGACGCTCATCGACGGCGAGCGGCTCGAGGACAAGGTCGCCGAAGAGCAGCCAGACGTGCTGCTGCTCGACATCGTCATGCCCAAGCGGAACGGCTACGAGATCCTGCGCAGCATCAAGCGGGACGGTCGCACCAAGGACACCCCGGTGGTGGTGGTGAGCTCGAAGAATCAGGAGAGCGATCGGGCGTGGGG
It encodes the following:
- a CDS encoding hemolysin family protein yields the protein MIYVWIIVIALALTAFFSGMEMAFIAANRVRLRHLAEAGNRAAGRYLEAFRRPERVLSTSMMGVTIAHIVASSAATWALIPSLGTWAAIAVTAALTPLMLVFGEVIPKAVAREWATAIVRYLYPLIELASRVLAPLTWGANVLVSGALGLVGLRSASSRQFVSREELKVLLQLEPEEADVTVIEAQMIDKIFDLGEKTVREIMVPLVDVVALPGSAPPDDAVRVIAERGFSRIPVYTDRAFNLVGVVTAMDLLRRGAAAQDLRTLMRPAHYVPESKRIDDLLREMQKGRIQLAVVVDEYGGAVGIVTVEDIVEQIVGEIEDEHDRTPPLVERLPDGSYRMAGRVRIEELNESLDWELPSGDFETVAGLVLATVNRIPAVGEVFDVGRHEFTVLEADERRILKVRITPPDRPHPKTAVKEG
- a CDS encoding hemolysin family protein, whose translation is MSSLTVLELGVLALLVLCSAILTGAEASYFSLGRARLKRLAETEEDAGELATTPLLEQPHELLVTLLVGITLINIGASALSAAVAERLLGPWGLPVSIVVMVFLLSLFGEVLPMTLAVEHPERFIAWVNRPVTWLSILVAPIRMILAAFTALTLRLVGSERRDDAPEISEEELRTMVDVGAREGVVERTEREMIHRVFDLEDTMVREVMVPRPDMFCLEVSARPDRILDLLRENLHSRVPAYEGTIDQIVGVLYTKDLLPYLRGLPPDFDLRMHLHPPYFIPESKRADALLREFQAKKLHLAVVVDEYGGTAGLVTLEDLLEELVGEIRDEFDEEERLIAPLGDGAFRVSGRLSLFDLNAATGLSVSSESYDTVGGWVLDLFGRVPNKGERTETDEYVVTVEKVERTRVVEVLVTLRTAPAPTPEAA
- the thiL gene encoding thiamine-phosphate kinase, whose translation is MSLRRLGERGLIQRIRLDSERAPAAGVTVGIGDDAAVLAVTPGAALLATTDLVVEDVHFRRAWASPEDIGWKAMAVNLSDIAAMGGVPRWALIGLAVPEDTDAEDVAGFYRGLHAAAAPHRVALVGGDTSRSLAGWLVNVTLLGEHAGTPRLRSTAQPGDAIAVTGGLGRSAAGLAVLERGVAEAGRRGLADETIEALTRAHLRPEARVAEGQWLGRAPGVRAMMDCSDGLATDLAHICRESRVSARIQVERIPLGTSVVAAANALGCDALAWGTGGGEDYELLITCDPDEAARLTRELPRNTGTALHVIGEIETGGDGIRWLGPEGHAVTLGAGFEHFRE
- a CDS encoding aminodeoxychorismate/anthranilate synthase component II, translating into MIFVLDNYDSFTYNLVQYLGELGADVRVARNDALTVEDVMAMDPDGIVISPGPGHPTQAGITLPLIERCCASTPILGVCLGHQGIGQAFGGTVTRAKTQMHGKTSRITHDGRGVFAGLTPGFEATRYHSLVVLEEGFPADLEISARAEDGEIMGLRHRRFPVEGVQFHPESILTTEGKALLRNFLGSVAVGAR
- the trpE gene encoding anthranilate synthase component I, with translation MSPAAPRIPPLSPSREEFRALAARGNLVPVYAELAADLDTPLSAFLRLRPGPYAFLLESVEGGEKWARYSFLGSDPLMVFTAKGNRVTIRHADGRTEQMATENPLEGLRGVLARFKPVPVPGLPRFQGGAVGFFSYDIVRHVERLPRLAKDDLRLPDAVFMLTDSLLVFDNLKHRLLVIANAHIEGTDAAALDRAYDSAAVKIGMLLAKLARPARPPAPLTFPDPQPLVALGEEGFSSTMDEATFMEAVHRTKEYIAAGDAYQVVISRRLDAELKADPFTVYRALRTINPSPYLFFLRLGKTSIVGSSPEVLVRLEDGRVEERPIAGTHPRGATESQDTALAAQMAADPKERAEHVMLVDLGRNDVGRVARIGTVEVTEFMVVERYSHVMHLVSHVRGELAPGKDAFDVLAATFPAGTLSGAPKVRAMEIIEELEPTRRGPYGGAVGYISYSGNMDSCITIRTVVCHGQRASIQVGAGIVADSDPKTEWLETCSKARGMILALRTAAQETGR
- the trxA gene encoding thioredoxin yields the protein MADSALHLTEANFDTEVGKHAEVLMVDFWAEWCAPCRAIAPTLEELAREGSGKVSLAKVNVDDNPALAARYGIRSIPTILFMKSGTVVDQVVGAVPKAQLKKKLDAIG